GTTCGTCACCGGTCCGGACGTGGTGAAGACCGTCACCAACGAGGTGGTGACTGCCGAGGAGCTCGGCGGCGCCTCGGTGCACGCCACGCGCTCCTCGATCGCCGACGGCGCGTTCGAGAACGATGTCGATGCTCTGTTGCAGATGCGCCGGCTGATCGACTTCCTGCCGTCGAACAACTCCGACGGCGTGCCGGAATGGCCGAGCTTCGACTCCATCGAGCGGGTCGACGATTCGCTCGACACGCTGATCCCCGACAATCCGAACAAGCCCTACGACATGAAGGAGCTGATCCTGAAGGTCGTCGACGAGGGCGATTTCTTCGAGATCTCGGAGGCCTTCGCCAAGAACATTGTCACCGGCTTCGGCCGCATCGCGGGGCGCACCGTCGGCTTCGTCGCCAACCAGCCGATGGTGCTGGCCGGCGTGCTCGACAGCGATGCGTCAAGAAAGGCGGCGCGCTTCGTCCGCTTCTGCGATGCCTTCAACATCCCGATCGTCACCTTCGTCGACGTGCCGGGCTTCCTGCCGGGCACGAGCCAAGAATATGGCGGCCTGATCAAGCACGGCGCGAAGCTCTTGTTCGCCTATTCGCAGTGCACGGTGCCGCTCGTCACCATCATCACCCGCAAAGCCTATGGCGGCGCCTTCGACGTCATGGCGTCGAAGGAAATCGGCGCCGACATGAACTACGCCTGGCCGACCGCGCAGATCGCCGTGATGGGCGCCAAGGGCGCCGTGGAGATCATCTTCCGTTCCGACATCGGCGATCCCGACAAGATCGCGGCGCGAACCAAGGAATACGAAGACCGCTTCCTGTCCCCCTTCATCGCCGCCGAGCGCGGCTACATCGACGACGTCATCATGCCGCATTCGACCCGCCGCCGGATCGCCCGCGCGCTCGCGATGCTGAAGGACAAGAAGGTGGAAATCCCGGCGAAGAAGCACGACAATTTGCCGTTGTGAGCTGTTGTAGGTGGGTTAGCGAAGCGTAACCCACCACCTTCGCTCCAAGCGATCTGCGGCGGGTTACGGCTTCGCCTAAGCCGCCCTACGAGCTTGAGCATGATGACCGAAGACGAGCCGACCGACGAGATTTCAGAGCTCGAAGAGCTGATCGAGGACCTTGCCGAGATCGCCGAACGATGCCGGCGGATCATTCTGGGTTCGAAGGTGGCGATCGCAGGCGGGCTCGTGTTGCTGGTCGTCGCGCTACTGGGCCTGCTTGGCGACAGCCCGGCCGCCGCGCTCGGAGCGATTGCGCTGGTGCTCGGCGGGATCGTGTCGCTTGGATCGAATGTCAGCACGTTGCGACAGACGGAAGGCGCGCTCAGCTCAGCCGAGGCGCGCCGTGCGCGCCTGATCGGCAGCATCGACCTGCGCGTGGTTCACGATGCGCCGCTCAAGCTGATGTGACGTGCCAGCTCTCGTCGAGGCGTAGCCCGGATGAGCGCGGCGACATCCGGGGGCGCTCCATCAGCGCAGCAGAACTCACCCGCATATCGCTCCGCTCATGCGGGCTACGCGGCTGATAATCCGCCCCTGCGACGGCCACGCCTTCGCCTAGGCCGCCTTGTGTTGTTGCTTCATGAAGTTCGCCGCGCGCTTCTTGAGTTCGGTCGGCGGCACGTCCTCGATGTGTGTGCCGATGTGCCAGTGGTTGCCGGCCGGGTCCTTCACGCCGCCGCTGCGGTCCCCATAGAATTGGTCCGCGGGTTCCATCAACGATGTGGCGCCGGCCTTGAGCGCCATCTGATAGACCGCATCGACGTTGGGCACGTAGAGATACAGCATGGTGGACGTAGCCTGTGCACGCTCCGAGGAGTCGGCAATCATCACGATGGAGTTTCCTATTTTGAACTCCGCATGCATGATCTTGCCGTCGGGGCGCATCATCGGCTCGAATACCGGTTGCGCTCCGAACGCCTCTTTCATGAAGCGGATGATTTTCTCCGCGCCATCGACGACGAGGTAGGGGGTGATGGTGTGGAATCCCTCGGGAACCGGCTTCACCTGTGTTGCCATGGTTGTCTCCTCTGGTTGCTTGATCCACGCAAGGCGCCCCCAGCCCGCCTTCTTCTTTTGGTTGGATTGTCTATCCGGTCTTTGAGCAAAGTATGACCGCCATTGTGCCGCGCTGGACGGATTGAGCAGGGGCGTGTCGATGGGCGAGGCGCGGGGTGGCCTGCGACAAAATAACCCGACGGGCAAAATTCTGCTTCCGTCGTCGGGCAACTCAGCACTACGACTCCGCCCGTCTCACCCGATGAGGGGCGGATCGCGATCGTCACGAACGCGGTGTGGGATGCGGTGGACGCTAAGTGCGCAACTGACGAGTGCGCATGAGGCGGACGGTGAAGTCGTGTGGTTCCGACGCCCCAGTGGCAGGTGTCTCTTCGCTAGGCACGCGAAAGCGTGTTTGCGAAGACGGTGACAAAAAAGCCAAGTCTCGCCGGGGAGAGCACGAAGTAAGCCGTAACCCATCGCGCAGGGAAAGCCGGGATTGCTCCGGTTTCACCTGTGGTCCTACCTCCCGTGCTTTCCATTTGCACGGGACCCATGGGTGCGATCGGCGCCCGGCTTTCCCTGCGCCCTCTGCTCAAGAGGGGGCGAAACGAACGGCAAAAGCTCGGACACATCGTGCCGCGGGAACGCGAAGCCATATCTCAACGACTGTCATCGCCCGCGAAAGCGGGCGATCCAGTATTCCAGAGGCCGCAGTGATTGATCCGAGAGGCCGCAGCGTACTGGATACCCCGCATGCGCGGGGTATGACGGCGGGGCGGAGCGATGGATTGCTTCCGCCTTGGCCGAGGCTTCGGCGGACAAGTCGTCGCTTCGCTCCTCGCAATGACGATGGGATGCAGCGCGCGAACCTAGCTCGCCGCCAGCGGCACGTAATCGTATTCGCCGACGCCTTGCAGGATCAGGAAGGTGAGCGACGTGGTGCCGGCATTGGTCACGAGGTGAGGGCGGGTCGGCCTGACGGCATAGACCTCGCCGGGCTTCAAATTCACTTCCTCCTTGGGCTCCTGCAGGAACAGCCGCATCTGGCCTTCCAGAACGTAGAAGGTGTCGGAGATATTGCTGTGGCTGTGCCACGGCACCTTCTGCGTCGGCGAGAGTTGCAACTCAGTGATGCGAAAGCCGGGGCGGGCGGCGTGCTGGGCGCGGCGCTCGACTTCGTAGAGATGGCTGGCATCCTTGACCGGCTGTCCTTGCTTCATGGCGGCCTCCCTGAGATTTTCCTGGGTCCCGTCTGGCGGGAAGCAAGGATGCTAACCCTGTTGCGCCGCGCACGGAACGG
The DNA window shown above is from Bradyrhizobium sp. ISRA464 and carries:
- a CDS encoding acyl-CoA carboxylase subunit beta produces the protein MKDILDTLEERRAGAKLGGGEKRIEAQHARGKLTARERIELLLDKGSFEEFDMFVEHRSIEFGMEKTRIPGDGVVTGWGTVNGRKTFVFAKDFTVFGGSLSETHALKITKLQDMAMKARAPIIGLYDAGGARIQEGVAALAGYSYVFRRNVIASGVIPQISVIMGPCAGGDVYSPAMTDFIFMVKNTSYMFVTGPDVVKTVTNEVVTAEELGGASVHATRSSIADGAFENDVDALLQMRRLIDFLPSNNSDGVPEWPSFDSIERVDDSLDTLIPDNPNKPYDMKELILKVVDEGDFFEISEAFAKNIVTGFGRIAGRTVGFVANQPMVLAGVLDSDASRKAARFVRFCDAFNIPIVTFVDVPGFLPGTSQEYGGLIKHGAKLLFAYSQCTVPLVTIITRKAYGGAFDVMASKEIGADMNYAWPTAQIAVMGAKGAVEIIFRSDIGDPDKIAARTKEYEDRFLSPFIAAERGYIDDVIMPHSTRRRIARALAMLKDKKVEIPAKKHDNLPL
- a CDS encoding VOC family protein yields the protein MATQVKPVPEGFHTITPYLVVDGAEKIIRFMKEAFGAQPVFEPMMRPDGKIMHAEFKIGNSIVMIADSSERAQATSTMLYLYVPNVDAVYQMALKAGATSLMEPADQFYGDRSGGVKDPAGNHWHIGTHIEDVPPTELKKRAANFMKQQHKAA
- a CDS encoding cupin domain-containing protein, with product MKQGQPVKDASHLYEVERRAQHAARPGFRITELQLSPTQKVPWHSHSNISDTFYVLEGQMRLFLQEPKEEVNLKPGEVYAVRPTRPHLVTNAGTTSLTFLILQGVGEYDYVPLAAS